The sequence TCGGCGTCGGCGTCGGAATCGGGCTCGGCGTCGGGGGCAGCGTCCGCGTCGGGCTCGGCGTCGGCGTCGGCTGCGGACTCCGTCTTCCCGGCGGACTCCGTCTTTTCGGCGGACTCCGGCTCCCCGGCCACCTCCGGGTCCTCGGCGGGCTCGGGCTCTCCGCCGGACTCGGCCTTGGCCTCGCCCTCGCCCTCACCCTTATCCTCGCCCTCGGCCGCCGCATCGACCCAAGCGGCCACCGCAGCACGCAGCCGTACGTCACCGGGCTCCGGCTCGTCGGACTCCGGCTCGCCCGCAGCGGCGTCGGCCGTGCCAGTCGTGCCAGCCGAGCCAGCCGCGTCGACTACGTCGCCCTCAGGGGCCTCCGCGGTCGCCTCAGGGCTCTCGGGGCCCTCGGGGTCCTCTGCGGGCTTCTGGGGCGTTACAGCGCCCTCAGAAGCCTTCGCAGGCTCCTCCTCGGCGGAAGCCTGCTCCTTCTCAGGGGAAACGGGCTCCTCGGCGGACGCCGCCGGCGCACGCCGCCCGGCCTCGTCCTCCGGAAGCCGCGGCCGGAAGACAGCCGTAGCCGTGTCCGACGTCACCGCGCCCGGCGTCACCTCGTCGACACCCACACCCTCGGCAACGTCCGCACGAGCCTCGTCCGCACCGCCCGCATCCGAATCGGCCGCATCCGCACCGGGCTCGCGGAACACCGCAAAGCGCGGGTCGCGTTCCTCCGCAGCCGTCCCCGACGACTTCCGCTGCTCCGTTTTGTCGGGGGACTCGCCCGCCACCGATGCCTCCTCATGCGCCGCGGGGCAACCCCCGCGCTGTCCGAACCATCTACCAGTGTCCTGTGTGAACCCCTGGCCGAGCTGCTAGACGAGAACGACATACCTACTGGTTCCCGTACAAAGCAGTCAGGCGCTCTCGACAGATGAATGTGAGAGGGGTCACCCTGTCAGACATCCACGCGGGGAGGCATGGATGGGCAGGAGCCGCAGAACAATCCCGGAGGAGCTTCTGTTGCTCGCTCTGGACCCGACCACGGGTACCACAGCGCAGCCGCAGTCGCTCGACCTCGGCCTGGCCGGGGCACAGCTAGTGGAGCTGGCTCTGGCAGGACGGATAGCCCCTGACGGGGATCGTATCGCCGTGGTGATGCCACGGCCGACAGGAGATCCGACACTGGACTCCGCACTGGAGCTGCTGCGCCGTCGTGGCAGCCCGGTCCGGGCGGTCCACTGGATCGGCGGACCCCGGCTGGGGCTGCGCCAGATCTATCTCGCCCATCTGGAGCGGTGCGGCATGGTTCATGCCGTGGCGGGCCAGATGTGCGGAGTGCTGCCGACGACTCGCTACCAGGCGACGGAGACAGCCATCAGCCGGGACATCAGAGCCCGGCTGGACAGTGCGATCCGCACCGGCGTACCGCCGGACCCGCGGACCGCGGCGCTCGCCGCACTGGCCCACGCGGTCGGACTCGGCAAGCACCTGTACCCCGGGAACGAGGGGCGTTCATCGCGCTCCCGGCTCCGGGACCTGATCAGGCACGACCCCATGGGCGGCCTCGTGGCGCACGCCGTGATGGACGTCCAGAACGGAGTGGCGGTCCAGCCACGCCGTACGCAGCAGGCAGCGGGCGTTCCGTTGCAGCCGCAAGCACAGGCCCGCCGGGGCAGCATGGCGCACACCGCCGCGAGCTGACCCGGAGGGCCCGAGCAGGACCCGCGCAGAGGACCGCGCGGACAATCGCACACCGCCGTACCGTCGTCACAGGACCCGGTCCGGGAGCCGCACCACGCACGGGGCAGCCGGTTTCGACCGGCTGCCCCGTGCGCTTGCGCGCCGTAGCGCACGCCCTCTCACGCGCCGGTGCGTGCTCCGGTGCGCGGTCGGGGGCTTATACCGCACGCACCTGCTTGTGGCCGTTTCCCAGCGCGGCCGGGGCAAGGGGTGGCAATCTGCTGAGCAGTAGATACGCACAGCTACATAGCCGGAGGTGCACTTTCCGTGCCGTCCAACGTCAATCCCACAGTCAGGCGACGCAGGTTGGGCCAGGAACTGCGCCGCCTGCGCGAACTCAAAGGCATGACGGCCGAGGAGGTGGCGGAGCGTCTGCTGGTCTCGCAGTCGAAGATCAGCCGCCTGGAGAACGGCCGCCGTTCCATCAGCCAGCGCGACGTGCGCGACCTCTGCGGGGTGTACGAGGTCGAGGACGTCCGCATCGTCGACTCGCTCATGCAGATGGCCAAGGACTCGCGCCAGCAGGGCTGGTGGCACGCCTTCGGCGACATCCCGTACAGCGTCTACATCGGTCTGGAGACGGACGCGGAGTCCCTGCGCGTGTACGAGCCCCAGATGGTTCCGGGCCTGCTCCAGACCCGGGCGTACGCCGAGGCGCTGATCAGCGGCGCGCTGCCCGAGGCCCCGCCGTCGGACATCGAGAAGCGCGTCAACGTACGGTCCCGGCGCCAGGACCGGGTCAACGCGCCGGAGAACCCGCTCCGGCTCTGGGCCGTGATCGACGAGTCGGCGCTGCGCCGGCGGGTCGGTGACAACCAGGTGATGATCGACCAGCTGGAGCACCTGGTGGAGCAGTCGCACCTGCCGCATGTGACCGTGCAGGTGCTGCCGTTCGAGATGGGCGCCCACCCCGGGATCAACGGCCAGTACGCGATCCTGGAGTTCCCGGACGCCGCGGACTCCAGCGTCGTCTACATCGAGGGCGTCACGAGCGATCTCTATCTGGAGAAGGCGAACGACGTGCAGCGCTACAGCGTGATGTACGAGCACCTGCGGGCGCAGGCCCTGAACGTGGAGCAGACGCGGGAGTTCATCACCAAGATCGCCAAGTCGTACACCAGCTGACGCCAGCTGACACCAGCAAGTCGTACAACACCAGCTGGATCAGGACACCGAAGGTCGTCGGGTGAATCGGCGGCGGCACGATACACCGCCGCCGACTCACAACGTAAGAGTTACCGGCAAAATGGCACCCGGTCGAGTGAACGGCCATCTCATGGAAGCGGCTTGGCGAGTAGCGTCGATCACGCCAACCGGAATCAGGTTGGTGCGACTCACCCAACTCTCTGAACCGGAGTGAACATGGCAATTCTTCAGGGTGCTACGGACATGTGGACGAAGTCGTCGTACTCCGGGGGCAACGGCGCTTGCGTCGAGGTCAAGTCCCCGGTCGCTCTGTCCATCGCCGTGCGTGACTCGAAGGCCCCTGAGGGCCCCTCGCTCACCTTCGTCCCCGGTGCGTGGAACGCGTTCGTGCGCGATGTCGCCACGAGCCCGGTCGACGCCTGACAAAAGGCACTCGCCCGACGTCCGAAAACCGCCTGTCCGCATCGCAGGCCGCACCACCTGATGGAGCCCTCTCGACCGGTTCGCCGTCCTGGCCGAGGGGGCTCGGCATATCGGCCCCGCACCGGCGGGCGTCACCTCAACCGGTCGACGTACCGATCGGTCCCCGGCACGGTCGGGATGAACGGCGCGACCAGCTCCACCCGCCCCAGTCCCGCCTCCGCGACCGCCGCGTCCAGCCCCGTGAACCGTTCCTCCCAGCAGGTACGGGGGTCCTCCTGGAGGAACCACAGCAGCGTCAGCCGGGTCTCCACCCCCTCGACCTGCTTCACGTAGTCCATCCGGTCACCGGGCAGAGGCGTCGGCCGGAAGACGGTCACCATGGCCGCCGGCGACCCGCTCAGCCGCTTCGGCAGATGCCGGGACCTCAGCCACTCCAGCAACTCGGCCCGCCGCTCGGACCCTTCGGCGTCGACGACCTGGAGGACGAGGCCCGCGTAGGGGTGGTCGAGGGCGTGGAAGTCCCGGGGCCCGGCGGCCCCGTCTCGGTAGACGGTGGCCTCGTGGTCCTGGAAGGCCGTGAAGACGTGGGTACGGGCCTGGTGGACGCGGCCGTCCCGGTTGAGCCGCTTGTTGATGGCGACGGTCCACTTCATGTGCTCGTCGTAGCGGCCCTCGGTCACCCAGTACGTC is a genomic window of Streptomyces sp. SID8374 containing:
- a CDS encoding DUF397 domain-containing protein produces the protein MAILQGATDMWTKSSYSGGNGACVEVKSPVALSIAVRDSKAPEGPSLTFVPGAWNAFVRDVATSPVDA
- a CDS encoding helix-turn-helix transcriptional regulator — protein: MPSNVNPTVRRRRLGQELRRLRELKGMTAEEVAERLLVSQSKISRLENGRRSISQRDVRDLCGVYEVEDVRIVDSLMQMAKDSRQQGWWHAFGDIPYSVYIGLETDAESLRVYEPQMVPGLLQTRAYAEALISGALPEAPPSDIEKRVNVRSRRQDRVNAPENPLRLWAVIDESALRRRVGDNQVMIDQLEHLVEQSHLPHVTVQVLPFEMGAHPGINGQYAILEFPDAADSSVVYIEGVTSDLYLEKANDVQRYSVMYEHLRAQALNVEQTREFITKIAKSYTS
- a CDS encoding GPP34 family phosphoprotein; protein product: MGRSRRTIPEELLLLALDPTTGTTAQPQSLDLGLAGAQLVELALAGRIAPDGDRIAVVMPRPTGDPTLDSALELLRRRGSPVRAVHWIGGPRLGLRQIYLAHLERCGMVHAVAGQMCGVLPTTRYQATETAISRDIRARLDSAIRTGVPPDPRTAALAALAHAVGLGKHLYPGNEGRSSRSRLRDLIRHDPMGGLVAHAVMDVQNGVAVQPRRTQQAAGVPLQPQAQARRGSMAHTAAS